The Aeromonas jandaei genomic interval GCGATAAGCGGCGAGATGAGCAACAACGGCAAACCGGTCAGCAGCCAGTGAGCAACTACTTTCGCCAGCGCCAGCAGGCCCAGAGGGTGAGGCATCAACATCATCTGCTCCAGCGAGCCATCACTGAAGTCATCACGAAACAGCCGCTCCAGCGACAACATGGCCGCCAGCAAAGCGGCAACCCAGATGATGCCGGGAGCGATACGAGCCAGCAGTTTCGGCTCAGGGCCAATACCCAGCGGGAAAAGCGTGATGACGATCAGGAAAAACCAGAGCGGGTTGAGAATATCGGAACGCTGGCGCAGCGCGATCAGCAGTTCACGTCGAATGAGATGAAGAACGGCGCGCAGCATGGTGTCACTCCTGCATCATGGGGGTCAGTGACAGGGTCTTGAGACGCCCCTGCATCAGGGTAAGATCCTGATGGGTAGTGAGGATCACCATGCCACCCCGATCGGCATGGGCAAGGAAGAGTTGCTCCAGCACCTTGACTCCCTGTTTATCGATAGCAGTGAAGGGCTCATCCAGGACCCAGAGCGAAGGCTTGTTGCAGAGCCACAAGCGGGCGAGTGCTACGCGTCGCTGCTGACCTGCTGAGAGCTGACCGGTGGGGTTATCCTCAAAACCGGCCAGACCAACTCGAGCCAGGATCTGCCACAAGTCGCTCTCAGCCTGAGCTGAATGATGAAGTTGCTGATAAAAAGTCAGATTTTCAAAGGGGGTCAGGGCTGCTTTTACCCCGGGTTGATGACCCAGATAGAGCAAACAGGCGTGATACTCGTCGCGGCAAGCGCGAATATTCTCCCCATTCCAGAGCACCTCACCAGAAAAGGGTTGTGAGAGGCCAGTCAGCAAACGCAACAGACTGGTTTTGCCAACCCCGTTGGGGCCTTCTATTTGCACCAGATCGCCGGGTGAAACCGTAAAGGAGAGATGTTCAAACAGAGTGCGATCTTCACGCACGCAGCTCAGATTGTTGACTTGAAGCAGCATGAGGATGTTATCAAATAGAATTAAGCGGCCTGCATCTTAACACAGTATTGGGATACGTCGTTTCATAGATGCAACAATTGGCGCAAGTCGCGATGGGGATCGCGAAAAGAGGTAAAGGGGATGTCGATATGGCTCTGATCTGTTCCCGTCATTACATATAAAAATAAAGGAAGGCATGAGCCTTCCCTCAGTATCAAGAACGACCTTTTCGCAAGGATATCAAGAGCTCGGCTTCTGCCTTTGGCAACTCGCACTCACTCATGACTTCATCCAGGTCGGCCCCCAATTCAACCATCTTGGCAGCACGGCTGTAGAGCCTGCGCTCTGGATCCTGCATGGTCAGCTCTTGCTGGCGATCATTGATCTGTTGCATCGCCCCCTCCACAGCTTGCAGGCGTTGCCCCATGCCAATGGCGCCGGTATGCAGCTCCATCATCTGTTTGCGCAAGCTTTCAAGTTGCCCCTGCAAAGTAGCTACGCTTGCCTCGGACTCCTGCTTGCTGCGCTTGCTTCTTGACCAGACATAAAAAGCAAACGCCAGTGCAATCAGGGACACCACCAAGGCAACTATCTCAATGATCAAAACATCACCTTATTGTTAGAGAGAACCAATTTCGTCCCACTCTTCATCAGAGAGCAACTTGTTCAGGTCAACCAGGATCAACAGTTGACCATCGCGGTTGCTAACACCCTGGATGAACTTGGCGCTCTCTTCGGTACCCACTGCGGGAGCGGCATCGATCTCGGAGGAGCGCAGATAAACAACCTCGGCAACGCTATCAACCATGATGCCAATCACCTGCTTCTCGGCTTCGATGATGACGATGCGGGAGTTTTCACTCACATCGCCGGAAGGCAGGCCGAAACGGGAACGGGTATCGATGACAGTCACCACATTACCACGCAAGTTGATGATCCCGAGTACATATTCGGGAGCACCCGGCACAGGCGCGATTTCGGTGTAGCGCAATACCTCCTGCACCTGCATCACGTTGATGCCATAGGTCTCATTTTCCAGTTGGAAGGTTACCCATTGCAGCACTTCATCTTCAGCCAGATTCTGTGCAATATTGCGCTTTTCTGTCATGTTTTTATTCCTTTTATGAAAACGTCTACTGCTAAAACTAGCAATAAAACAGCTCGATTGCAGAAGTTATCAGCGACCTTCTATGTTGACCCCACGCTCCAATAAAAGGAGCAATTCGCGAACATGCAACAAGGCACACATTTTTTCTTTAACCATGCCCGCGAGCCAGGGGCGCTTGCCCTCCTGGTGGCGCCACTTGACCTGATCGCGGTGTAACAATTCGGTTCCTTTGAGGTGATGACACGCCAGTCCCCAAGGTGACTCTCCAAGCATAATCAGATATTTGTAAGGATCCATCTCCAAATGCTGCCCAGGCATCACCCACTGGGCTGTATCCACTACATTCATTTTTTGCTCGCGAGAGGTCATGATCCCCTTATACCAGCCTGGCTGACCAAAAAGAGAGGTCACCTCTCCCAGCTGATGAATCCCGCCAAGATCGGTCAAGGGCACAGCAAACGTCACGCCAGACACTTCAAAGAAGAGAGCCTGGAACTCCTTGCCCGTCTCGATATTTTCCCAACTGACAGGAGACTCTGCTACTTCCGGTGCAACTTCTACCGCCGTCTCGGTTACGACCGTCGTAATCGGTTCTGCAATCTCAGGGCTCAATACCTCAGCAGGCCACTCAGGCTCTACTGGCGACAGAGACTCTTCAGCCACAATCTGCAGTGGCTCTGACACTGTTAGCTCATTGGTAAACGCGTCATTCTCAAATTGCACCTGCCCCACTTGAGCCAGCAATTCACTCAGTTGGGTAAGACGCGGGTCACTCTCCATGTAGGGAGGCGCAACTACCTCCGGCACACTTTGAGGTTGCCGCTGCAACTGCACTACTGGCGCAGCAGGAGCTTCTTCGATTTCATCAAGCCCTGACGGGTCATCAAGGAGCAGCGAATGGAAATAATCATCCATTGCCCGAACTTGAATGGTATCTCTCATGCCGTCACCTCATGAGTCCGCTGCCGCTCAAGCGCGTCAAGATATTTGAGCAGAGTTTCGTAGGCATAGGTTCCACGACTCCCGGGTGAATAAATGGAGGGGGGAATATGCAGCAAACTGGCATCCCGAAATTTGGTATCGATAGGGATCACCGCGTTCCACACCGCATCACCGTACTGTTCCTTGATTGATTTCAACGTCATCAACGATGCTCGTGTACGCTTGTCAAACATGGTCGGAATAACAGTAAAACGAAATTTATCCCGTTTTGAGCGCTGCATGATTTCAAACGTCTTCATCATCCGCTCCAGCCCTTTCAACGCCAGAAATTCGGTCTGAACAGGCACCAGAATGCGGTCACATGCAGCAAGCGCATTGACCATCATCACTCCCAATACTGGTGGACAGTCAATGAGCACGTAGTCGTACTGATCCTGAATACGCAGCAACGCGCGTTTGAGCACCAGCCCCATCCCTTCCCGGTTCCCCATGACCCGATCGAGCGTTGCCAGCGTGATAGATGCAGGCAGCAGATTGATATTGTCGAACTTGGTTTTGAGCGTCAGTTTATTGACAAGCTCGGTGGTCGGCTTGACTGCTTGAAAAAGCTCATAGAGCGTGCCATCAAGACGATCCGAATCGTAATCGAGATAAGCGGTCAACGAGGCATGCGGATCCGTATCAATCAGCAGCACTCGTTGGCCACGCTGAGCCAGGATCCCGGCGAGAGAGACCACTGTGGTGGTTTTACCGACACCGCCTTTCTGGTTGGCAACCGTCCAAACAATCACTGTATCAATCCTGCCTTGTTGTTATACGCATGCCGCCACCGGGTAGCGAGATCACCTTGACCTCAC includes:
- the ccmB gene encoding heme exporter protein CcmB, translating into MLRAVLHLIRRELLIALRQRSDILNPLWFFLIVITLFPLGIGPEPKLLARIAPGIIWVAALLAAMLSLERLFRDDFSDGSLEQMMLMPHPLGLLALAKVVAHWLLTGLPLLLISPLIAILLSLDMQSYLAVVATLALGTPVLSLLGAIGVALTVGLRKGGVLLSLLILPLYIPVLIFATSAIDAAGMGLPYGGQLAILAAMLVGALTLTPLAVSAALRVSLN
- the ccmA gene encoding cytochrome c biogenesis heme-transporting ATPase CcmA; the protein is MLLQVNNLSCVREDRTLFEHLSFTVSPGDLVQIEGPNGVGKTSLLRLLTGLSQPFSGEVLWNGENIRACRDEYHACLLYLGHQPGVKAALTPFENLTFYQQLHHSAQAESDLWQILARVGLAGFEDNPTGQLSAGQQRRVALARLWLCNKPSLWVLDEPFTAIDKQGVKVLEQLFLAHADRGGMVILTTHQDLTLMQGRLKTLSLTPMMQE
- a CDS encoding DUF2802 domain-containing protein — its product is MIEIVALVVSLIALAFAFYVWSRSKRSKQESEASVATLQGQLESLRKQMMELHTGAIGMGQRLQAVEGAMQQINDRQQELTMQDPERRLYSRAAKMVELGADLDEVMSECELPKAEAELLISLRKGRS
- a CDS encoding chemotaxis protein CheW translates to MTEKRNIAQNLAEDEVLQWVTFQLENETYGINVMQVQEVLRYTEIAPVPGAPEYVLGIINLRGNVVTVIDTRSRFGLPSGDVSENSRIVIIEAEKQVIGIMVDSVAEVVYLRSSEIDAAPAVGTEESAKFIQGVSNRDGQLLILVDLNKLLSDEEWDEIGSL
- a CDS encoding chemotaxis protein CheW, whose protein sequence is MRDTIQVRAMDDYFHSLLLDDPSGLDEIEEAPAAPVVQLQRQPQSVPEVVAPPYMESDPRLTQLSELLAQVGQVQFENDAFTNELTVSEPLQIVAEESLSPVEPEWPAEVLSPEIAEPITTVVTETAVEVAPEVAESPVSWENIETGKEFQALFFEVSGVTFAVPLTDLGGIHQLGEVTSLFGQPGWYKGIMTSREQKMNVVDTAQWVMPGQHLEMDPYKYLIMLGESPWGLACHHLKGTELLHRDQVKWRHQEGKRPWLAGMVKEKMCALLHVRELLLLLERGVNIEGR
- a CDS encoding ParA family protein, with the protein product MIVWTVANQKGGVGKTTTVVSLAGILAQRGQRVLLIDTDPHASLTAYLDYDSDRLDGTLYELFQAVKPTTELVNKLTLKTKFDNINLLPASITLATLDRVMGNREGMGLVLKRALLRIQDQYDYVLIDCPPVLGVMMVNALAACDRILVPVQTEFLALKGLERMMKTFEIMQRSKRDKFRFTVIPTMFDKRTRASLMTLKSIKEQYGDAVWNAVIPIDTKFRDASLLHIPPSIYSPGSRGTYAYETLLKYLDALERQRTHEVTA